The Larus michahellis chromosome 2, bLarMic1.1, whole genome shotgun sequence genome window below encodes:
- the LOC141738505 gene encoding uncharacterized protein LOC141738505: protein MSRRGPPQVSGTPRRKAMGPRATAGQVEAQQLQELRSRTEKAERRLLACENLVGELGNNLAALGNLLQDYGHLQQRLDNVENLLKNRNFWILRLPPGSRGEVPKVPITFDDISVYFNEQEWERLDRWQKDLYRAVMRGNYEMLISLDYAVSKPEILSRIERDEELCVRDGQELLLTDVGDDQELPGAPEETDQMKEALGEDEFPVEADTGGDVSKPDVLSWMERDEELCGKDDQEPPLTRIGDGQEPLQTDIRDCQESPQAQVGDDQESPQTGVPGDQEPLQTSVPDGQKSPRTPEEMDQKEEALGEDKVSTEADTAELPILVMNVMSLSAQKGELRREDQPEEEVEEDPAEPGSQKGFLLGNEVAREGASPPENVKVKEEEPEALQEVSAPSPSPEIQKCPKSEQGKAKSKKKPSRCPSSRLLMGNCRRGDVREWSHPCTECGKRFRLKINLIIHQRSHAKEGPYECTMCEISFADKSHLDLHQSIHIKDRAFGAKVWGNVHPELRIRPRRKFYGAFYGGANSLSNGTYAGGAWLGQAKEEPDRGSLSSTCFSRQQSPKSPRKPLLKCSHCKKILSCTSSLQRHLQIHSQDRPYCCTACKKRFTRRTHLSRHQKIHERQKALAALQQPATVAPAPRQPQPRASPEAPRSAAQASEKNAANAGKGVPANVLPVGPGELGPPDRNCHDWGGRAAQPVVRLGNRAVVSGVTEK from the exons atgtCCCGCCGGGGCCCGCCTCAG gtctcaGGCACCCCCCGGCGCAAGGCCATGGGGCCACGGGCCACGGCAGGGCAGGTGGaggcccagcagctgcaggagctgcggaGCCGGACGGAAAAAGCCGAGCGGAGGCTGCTGGCCTGTGAGAACCTGGTCGGGGAGCTGGGCAACAACCTGGCCGCCCTGGGCAACCTCCTGCAGGACTACGGGCACCTCCAGCAGCGGCTGGACAACGTGGAGAATCTCCTGAAGAACAGGAACTTCTGGATCCTGCGGCTGCCCCCCGGATCTCGGGGAGAGGTCCCCAAG GTACCGATCACCTTCGATGACATTTCGGTGTACTTCAACGAGCAGGAGTGGGAGAGGCTGGACCGCTGGCAGAAGGATCTGTACCGGGCCGTGATGAGGGGGAACTACGAGATGCTGATCTCCCTGG ACTATGCCGTGTCCAAGCCTGAGATCCTGTCCCGGATCGAGAGGGATGAAGAGCTCTGTGTCCGAGACGGTCAGGAGCTCCTACTGACAGATGTCGGAGACGATCAGGAGCTCCCGGGGGCACCAGAAGAGACGGACCAGATGAAAGAGGCTTTGGGAGAAGACGAATTCCCCGTGGAAGCTGACACAG GCGGTGATGTCTCCAAGCCTGACGTCCTGTCCTGGATGGAGAGGGATGAAGAGCTCTGCGGCAAAGACGATCAGGAACCCCCGCTGACACGTATCGGAGACGGGCAGGAGCCCCTGCAGACAGACATCCGAGATTGTCAAGAGTCCCCGCAAGCACAGGTGGGAGACGATCAGGAGTCCCCCCAAACAGGCGTCCCAGGCGATCAGGAGCCCCTGCAGACAAGCGTCCCAGACGGTCAGAAGTCCCCGCGGACACCAGAAGAGATGGACCAGAAGGAAGAGGCTTTGGGAGAAGATAAAGTCTCCACGGAAGCTGACACAG CGGAACTCCCCATCCTGGTGATGAACGTCATGTCCCTGAGCGCGCAAAAAGGGGAGCTGCGCAGGGAGGATCAGCCCGAGGAAGAGGTGGAAGAGGACCCGGCCGAGCCTGGCAGCC AGAAAGGCTTTTTACTGGGAAATGAAGTGGCGCGTGAAGGGGCTTCTCCTCCTGAAAACGTCAAGGTGaaggaagaggagcctgaggcGTTGCAAGAGGTTTCCgcaccctctcccagcccagagATCCAGAAGTGCCCCAAAAGTGAGCAGGGCAAGGCCAAGAGCAAGAAGAAGCCGAGCAGATGTCCAAGCAGCAGGCTGCTGATGGGCAACTGTCGGCGTGGCGACGTGCGCGAGTGGTCGCACCCCTGCACCGAGTGCGGGAAGCGCTTCCGCCTGAAAATCAACCTCATCATCCACCAGCGGAGCCACGCCAAAGAGGGGCCCTACGAATGCACCATGTGCGAGATCAGCTTCGCCGACAAAAGCCACCTGGACCTTCACCAGAGCATCCACATAAAAGACAGGGCCTTTGGGGCCAAGGTCTGGGGGAACGTCCACCCAGAGCTGAGGATCCGGCCGAGGAGGAAGTTCTACGGGGCTTTCTATGGAGGTGCCAACAGCCTGAGCAACGGGACGTACGCTGGGGGGGCCTGGCTGGGCCAGGCCAAGGAGGAACCGGACAGAGGGAGCCTGTCCAGCACGTGTTTCTCCCGACAGCAGAGTCCCAAATCTCCTAGGAAGCCTTTGCTGAAGTGCAGCCATTGCAAAAAGATTCTCTCTTGCACCTCTTCCCTCCAGCGGCACCTGCAGATCCACTCGCAGGACAGGCCGTATTGCTGCACCGCCTGCAAGAAACGCTTCACCCGCAGGACTCACCTCTCGCGCCACCAGAAAATACACGAGCGCCAGAAAGCCCTGGCCGCCCTGCAACAGCCCGCCACCGTCGCGCCAGCGCCCCGGCAGCCCCAACCGCGGGCAAGCCCGGAGGCTCCTCGCTCAGCGGCGCAGGCATCCGAGAAAAATGCGGCCAACGCAGGCAAAGGAGTTCCAGCAAACGTGCTCCCGGTCGGTCCCGGAGAACTCGGACCGCCGGACAGGAACTGCCACGACTGGGGTGGGAGAGCCGCCCAGCCTGTGGTTAGACTGGGAAATAGGGCGGTGGTTTCGGGGGTGACAGAGAAATGA
- the LOC141738513 gene encoding zinc finger protein 777-like isoform X1: MAGTATAATATGTMAGSAEGPVAARLRELERRLERVEAALRDRPPWGLRGPEVPVTFQDIAVRFSREEWAGLGDEQRELYRTVMEDNYETLVSLYCDLSKPELLSQMERGEELCALPELDLEGADLSPEPAVEPPSCPSDDSLLEMKTKESREGSCRDPEESRSLAVTPNCSAPHVPHEATAVPADLGQPTPSPSCPLSTCCREAGNLNPSPSPPPAAADAEVGIPMEAPQEEVTAEEPAVPETPSKGLEEENVKDSGNGGQGPAADVPEEPGKASIPDVCSATAQADPGCAVAEPGEPMEGSCTSRTAACQRNSTREKCYSCPVCRKTFLLKINLVIHQRSHSNCVPYICAHCDRSFMSKKKIRRHLRAWAAKGFCQPSEAEECSGRAPCPASQPRTPSRDCGTVRGKPSPNRYPLSPGKMMYSCKECTENFSSESFLILHQRRHTNHHLILCPCCNRTFTWVSDFVRHHRNHTGERPYQCGICQKTFKRRYHLNVHQRIHVRQGGLYAHGDQLPMPVAPV; the protein is encoded by the exons gtGCCGGTGACATTCCAGGACATCGCGGTGCGGTTCAGCAGGGAGGAGTGGGCAGGCCTGGGCGACGAGCAGAGGGAGCTCTACAGGACGGTGATGGAGGACAACTACGAGACGCTGGTGTCCCTGT ACTGTGACCTCTCCAAGCCTGAACTCTTATCTCAGATGGAAAGAGGAGAAGAGCTGTGCGCGCTGCCGGAGTTGGACCTGGAGGGAGCAGATCTATCTCCGGAGCCGGCCGTAG agcCCCCGAGCTGCCCGAGCGATGACAGTCTGCTGGAGATGAAGACAAAGGAGTCTCGCGAGGGGAGCTGTAGGGACCCGGAGGAAAGCAGGAGCCTGGCGGTGACGCCAAACTGCAGTGCAC CGCACGTCCCTCACGAAGCCACCGCTGTGCCGGCAGATCTCGGCCAGCCAACCCCGTCCCCTTCCTGCCCGCTCTCCACGTGCTGTCGTGAAGCGGGGAATCTGAACCCGTCTCCATCGCCTCCCCCCGCAGCAG CAGATGCAGAGGTGGGGATCCCAATGGAGGCTCCGCAAGAGGAGGTCACTGCGGAGGAGCCAGCGGTGCCCGAAACGCCCTCCAAGGGTCTGGAAGAGGAGAACGTGAAAGATTCAGGGAATGGTGGCCAGGGTCCGGCGGCAGACGTTCCCGAAGAGCCGGGAAAGGCGTCGATCCCAGATGTCTGCAGCGCGACGGCGCAGGCAGATCCCGGCTGCGCGGTCGCCGAGCCGGGAGAGCCCATGGAGGGCTCCTGCACGAGCCGGACTGCGGCCTGCCAGCGAAATTCCACCCGGGAGAAGTGCTACTCCTGCCCCGTGTGCAGGAAAACCTTTCTGCTGAAGATCAACCTCGTCATCCACCAGCGGAGCCACAGCAACTGTGTGCCTTACATCTGCGCCCACTGCGACCGGAGCTTCATGTCCAAGAAAAAAATCCGGCGTCACCTCCGGGCCTGGGCGGCCAAGGGGTTCTGCCAGCCCTCGGAGGCAGAGGAGTGCTCCGGCCGGGCGCCGTGCCCGGCTTCCCAGCCCCGAACCCCCAGCAGGGACTGCGGCACGGTGCGGGGGAAGCCCAGCCCCAACAGATACCCGCTGTCGCCTGGAAAAATGATGTATTCCTGCAAGGAATGCACGGAGAACTTCTCCAGCGAGAGCTTTCTGATCCTGCACCAGCGCCGCCACACCAACCACCACCTCATCCTCTGTCCCTGCTGCAACAGGACCTTCACCTGGGTCTCTGACTTTGTCCGCCACCACCGCAACCACACCGGCGAGCGGCCCTACCAGTGCGGCATCTGCCAGAAGACTTTCAAGCGCCGTTACCACCTGAACGTCCACCAGAGGATCCACGTGCGGCAGGGGGGGCTCTACGCCCACGGGGATCAGCTGCCGATGCCGGTGGCACCCGTTTAA
- the LOC141738509 gene encoding zinc finger protein 212-like isoform X1 yields MGHRDRARRWCWPHPFSGEGPWMPQQRRCRTRLPSAPGAWPVPGATGNGAGLLPEPGWGPEAWQPVPPQPHGPPPGQGEKATAVPEISLWTVVAAVQAVERKVESQARRLLSLEGRAETAEKKVSGLEKAVLDFGNRLERKWAALAALVQENTRRLEHVERQLQHSGRWATGPGPGPGGDEAKVPAACADEAAGLPEPEWGRAESRQKELCRVATKGSGEAVVSLGSGDASSKPAAPPPAEDGEDSGARTHLLSEKGAVLGHLGGGEKIVIKTEEQQPQEEGAELLALPQAPSGRLEEEVPLSQEQPVPWQSHAGLDEQKAAGEAFGDFCKHGAAQPEFKPVVVPVEAHPAPGLPFPAEHVLGVGTDQPFALPQGMPLGEDVTTETASSQPTLEELRPCAVGEEPRALPLGWKSVRLKRNLLARQQSHQARKSNGSFICTACGKSLAHHAALLRHQRLHTGERPFQCPACGKSFNEKSNLNKHYRIHTGERPYRCPACGKGFIQKHHLQKHQRIHGVQLRGGWAGRPARASAAGERLYRCIECTESFPQKASLEEHQRRHTQQRPFQCNGCSKSFRHRQSLNHHQKVHAVASSPAVSLPIHETSPCKALTQDNP; encoded by the exons ATGGGACACCGGGACCGGGCACGGCGGTGGTGCTGGCCTCATCCCTTTTCTGGCGAGGGCCCATGGATGCCGCAGCAACGGAGATGCCGCACGCGCCTCCCTTCGGCACCGGGGGCCTGGCCGGTACCGGGGGCTACCGGGAATGGCGCTGGGCTCCTCCCg gagCCCGGGTGGGGGCCCGAGGCCTGGCAGCCGGTCccgccgcagccccacggtcccccccccgggcagggggaGAAGGCGACGGCGGTGCCCGAGATCTCGCTGTGGACGGTGGTGGCGGCGGTGCAGGCGGTGGAGAGGAAGGTGGAATCGCAGGCCCGGCGGCTCCTGAGCCTGGAAGGGAGAGCGGAGACGGCGGAGAAGAAAGTGTCCGGGCTGGAGAAAGCGGTGCTGGATTTCGGCAACCGGCTGGAACGCAAATGGGCCGCCTTGGCCGCCCTGGTGCAGGAGAACACGCGGCGGCTGGAGCACGTCGAGCGCCAGCTCCAGCACAGTGGCCGCTGGGCAACCGGGCCCGGGCCGGGACCCGGGGGGGACGAGGCCAAG GTGCCAGCGGCGTGCGCGGATGAGGCGGCGGGTTTGCCGGAGCCGGAGTGGGGCAGGGCGGAGAGCCGGCAGAAGGAGCTCTGCAGGGTGGCGACGAAGGGGAGCGGCGAGGCTGTGGTCTCCCTTG GGTCTGGGGACGCCAGCTCCAAACCCgctgcgccgccgccggccgaggACGGGGAGGATTCGGGTGCGAGGACCCACCTGCTGTCGGAGAAGGGAGCGGTGTTGGGGCACCTCGGCGGGG GTGAGAAGATCGTCATCAAGACCgaagagcagcagccccaggaggaaGGAGCTGAACTCCTGGCTCTGCCGCAGGCACCCtcggggaggctggaggaggaggttcCCCTGAGCCAGGAGCAGCCGGTGCCCTGGCAGAGCCACGCCGGCTTGGACGAGCAGAAGGCGGCAGGAGAGGCCTTCGGGGACTTCTGCAAACACGGGGCCGCCCAGCCTGAATTCAAGCCCGTGGTGGTGCCGGTGGAAGCTCACCCTGCCCCGGGTTTGCCTTTCCCGGCGGAGCACGTGCTCGGCGTGGGGACTGACCAGCCCTTCGCCCTGCCCCAGGGAATGCCGCTGGGAGAAGACGTGACCACGGAGACGGCCTCGTCGCAGCCCACCTTGGAGGAGCTTCGTCCCTGCGCCGTGGGGGAAGAGCCCCGCGCGCTCCCCTTGGGCTGGAAGAGCGTCCGGCTGAAGCGCAACCTCCTGGCGCGGCAGCAGAGCCACCAGGCGAGGAAGAGCAACGGCTCCTTCATCTGCACGGCCTGCGGCAAGAGCCTGGCCCACCACGCCGCGCTGCTGCGGCACCAGCGCCTGCACACGGGCGAGCGGCCCTTCCAGTGCCCTGCCTGCGGGAAGAGCTTCAACGAGAAGTCCAACCTCAACAAACACTACCGCATCCACACCGGGGAGCGGCCCTACCGCTGCCCGGCCTGCGGCAAGGGCTTCATCCAGAAGCACCACCTCCAGAAGCACCAGCGCATCCACGGGGTGCAGCTGCGGGGCGGGTGGGCCGGCCGGCCGGCGCGGGCCAGCGCCGCCGGGGAGCGGCTCTACCGTTGCATCGAGTGCACGGAGAGCTTCCCCCAAAAAGCCTCGCTGGAGGAACACCAGCGCCGGCACACCCAGCAGCGGCCCTTCCAGTGCAACGGCTGCAGCAAGAGTTTCCGGCACCGGCAGTCTCTGAACCACCACCAAAAAGTTCACGCCGTGGCCAGCTCGCCTGCCGTCAGCTTGCCCATCCACGAGACCAGCCCCTGCAAAGCTTTGACCCAGGATAATCCGTAG
- the LOC141738513 gene encoding zinc finger protein 783-like isoform X2, protein MAGTATAATATGTMAGSAEGPVAARLRELERRLERVEAALRDRPPWGLRGPEVPVTFQDIAVRFSREEWAGLGDEQRELYRTVMEDNYETLVSLYCDLSKPELLSQMERGEELCALPELDLEGADLSPEPAVEPPSCPSDDSLLEMKTKESREGSCRDPEESRSLAVTPNCSAPHVPHEATAVPADLGQPTPSPSCPLSTCCREAGNLNPSPSPPPAADAEVGIPMEAPQEEVTAEEPAVPETPSKGLEEENVKDSGNGGQGPAADVPEEPGKASIPDVCSATAQADPGCAVAEPGEPMEGSCTSRTAACQRNSTREKCYSCPVCRKTFLLKINLVIHQRSHSNCVPYICAHCDRSFMSKKKIRRHLRAWAAKGFCQPSEAEECSGRAPCPASQPRTPSRDCGTVRGKPSPNRYPLSPGKMMYSCKECTENFSSESFLILHQRRHTNHHLILCPCCNRTFTWVSDFVRHHRNHTGERPYQCGICQKTFKRRYHLNVHQRIHVRQGGLYAHGDQLPMPVAPV, encoded by the exons gtGCCGGTGACATTCCAGGACATCGCGGTGCGGTTCAGCAGGGAGGAGTGGGCAGGCCTGGGCGACGAGCAGAGGGAGCTCTACAGGACGGTGATGGAGGACAACTACGAGACGCTGGTGTCCCTGT ACTGTGACCTCTCCAAGCCTGAACTCTTATCTCAGATGGAAAGAGGAGAAGAGCTGTGCGCGCTGCCGGAGTTGGACCTGGAGGGAGCAGATCTATCTCCGGAGCCGGCCGTAG agcCCCCGAGCTGCCCGAGCGATGACAGTCTGCTGGAGATGAAGACAAAGGAGTCTCGCGAGGGGAGCTGTAGGGACCCGGAGGAAAGCAGGAGCCTGGCGGTGACGCCAAACTGCAGTGCAC CGCACGTCCCTCACGAAGCCACCGCTGTGCCGGCAGATCTCGGCCAGCCAACCCCGTCCCCTTCCTGCCCGCTCTCCACGTGCTGTCGTGAAGCGGGGAATCTGAACCCGTCTCCATCGCCTCCCCCCGCAGCAG ATGCAGAGGTGGGGATCCCAATGGAGGCTCCGCAAGAGGAGGTCACTGCGGAGGAGCCAGCGGTGCCCGAAACGCCCTCCAAGGGTCTGGAAGAGGAGAACGTGAAAGATTCAGGGAATGGTGGCCAGGGTCCGGCGGCAGACGTTCCCGAAGAGCCGGGAAAGGCGTCGATCCCAGATGTCTGCAGCGCGACGGCGCAGGCAGATCCCGGCTGCGCGGTCGCCGAGCCGGGAGAGCCCATGGAGGGCTCCTGCACGAGCCGGACTGCGGCCTGCCAGCGAAATTCCACCCGGGAGAAGTGCTACTCCTGCCCCGTGTGCAGGAAAACCTTTCTGCTGAAGATCAACCTCGTCATCCACCAGCGGAGCCACAGCAACTGTGTGCCTTACATCTGCGCCCACTGCGACCGGAGCTTCATGTCCAAGAAAAAAATCCGGCGTCACCTCCGGGCCTGGGCGGCCAAGGGGTTCTGCCAGCCCTCGGAGGCAGAGGAGTGCTCCGGCCGGGCGCCGTGCCCGGCTTCCCAGCCCCGAACCCCCAGCAGGGACTGCGGCACGGTGCGGGGGAAGCCCAGCCCCAACAGATACCCGCTGTCGCCTGGAAAAATGATGTATTCCTGCAAGGAATGCACGGAGAACTTCTCCAGCGAGAGCTTTCTGATCCTGCACCAGCGCCGCCACACCAACCACCACCTCATCCTCTGTCCCTGCTGCAACAGGACCTTCACCTGGGTCTCTGACTTTGTCCGCCACCACCGCAACCACACCGGCGAGCGGCCCTACCAGTGCGGCATCTGCCAGAAGACTTTCAAGCGCCGTTACCACCTGAACGTCCACCAGAGGATCCACGTGCGGCAGGGGGGGCTCTACGCCCACGGGGATCAGCTGCCGATGCCGGTGGCACCCGTTTAA
- the LOC141738509 gene encoding zinc finger protein 212-like isoform X2: MARWGPAQEPGWGPEAWQPVPPQPHGPPPGQGEKATAVPEISLWTVVAAVQAVERKVESQARRLLSLEGRAETAEKKVSGLEKAVLDFGNRLERKWAALAALVQENTRRLEHVERQLQHSGRWATGPGPGPGGDEAKVPAACADEAAGLPEPEWGRAESRQKELCRVATKGSGEAVVSLGSGDASSKPAAPPPAEDGEDSGARTHLLSEKGAVLGHLGGGEKIVIKTEEQQPQEEGAELLALPQAPSGRLEEEVPLSQEQPVPWQSHAGLDEQKAAGEAFGDFCKHGAAQPEFKPVVVPVEAHPAPGLPFPAEHVLGVGTDQPFALPQGMPLGEDVTTETASSQPTLEELRPCAVGEEPRALPLGWKSVRLKRNLLARQQSHQARKSNGSFICTACGKSLAHHAALLRHQRLHTGERPFQCPACGKSFNEKSNLNKHYRIHTGERPYRCPACGKGFIQKHHLQKHQRIHGVQLRGGWAGRPARASAAGERLYRCIECTESFPQKASLEEHQRRHTQQRPFQCNGCSKSFRHRQSLNHHQKVHAVASSPAVSLPIHETSPCKALTQDNP; this comes from the exons aTGGCCCGCTGGGGCCCGGCGCAG gagCCCGGGTGGGGGCCCGAGGCCTGGCAGCCGGTCccgccgcagccccacggtcccccccccgggcagggggaGAAGGCGACGGCGGTGCCCGAGATCTCGCTGTGGACGGTGGTGGCGGCGGTGCAGGCGGTGGAGAGGAAGGTGGAATCGCAGGCCCGGCGGCTCCTGAGCCTGGAAGGGAGAGCGGAGACGGCGGAGAAGAAAGTGTCCGGGCTGGAGAAAGCGGTGCTGGATTTCGGCAACCGGCTGGAACGCAAATGGGCCGCCTTGGCCGCCCTGGTGCAGGAGAACACGCGGCGGCTGGAGCACGTCGAGCGCCAGCTCCAGCACAGTGGCCGCTGGGCAACCGGGCCCGGGCCGGGACCCGGGGGGGACGAGGCCAAG GTGCCAGCGGCGTGCGCGGATGAGGCGGCGGGTTTGCCGGAGCCGGAGTGGGGCAGGGCGGAGAGCCGGCAGAAGGAGCTCTGCAGGGTGGCGACGAAGGGGAGCGGCGAGGCTGTGGTCTCCCTTG GGTCTGGGGACGCCAGCTCCAAACCCgctgcgccgccgccggccgaggACGGGGAGGATTCGGGTGCGAGGACCCACCTGCTGTCGGAGAAGGGAGCGGTGTTGGGGCACCTCGGCGGGG GTGAGAAGATCGTCATCAAGACCgaagagcagcagccccaggaggaaGGAGCTGAACTCCTGGCTCTGCCGCAGGCACCCtcggggaggctggaggaggaggttcCCCTGAGCCAGGAGCAGCCGGTGCCCTGGCAGAGCCACGCCGGCTTGGACGAGCAGAAGGCGGCAGGAGAGGCCTTCGGGGACTTCTGCAAACACGGGGCCGCCCAGCCTGAATTCAAGCCCGTGGTGGTGCCGGTGGAAGCTCACCCTGCCCCGGGTTTGCCTTTCCCGGCGGAGCACGTGCTCGGCGTGGGGACTGACCAGCCCTTCGCCCTGCCCCAGGGAATGCCGCTGGGAGAAGACGTGACCACGGAGACGGCCTCGTCGCAGCCCACCTTGGAGGAGCTTCGTCCCTGCGCCGTGGGGGAAGAGCCCCGCGCGCTCCCCTTGGGCTGGAAGAGCGTCCGGCTGAAGCGCAACCTCCTGGCGCGGCAGCAGAGCCACCAGGCGAGGAAGAGCAACGGCTCCTTCATCTGCACGGCCTGCGGCAAGAGCCTGGCCCACCACGCCGCGCTGCTGCGGCACCAGCGCCTGCACACGGGCGAGCGGCCCTTCCAGTGCCCTGCCTGCGGGAAGAGCTTCAACGAGAAGTCCAACCTCAACAAACACTACCGCATCCACACCGGGGAGCGGCCCTACCGCTGCCCGGCCTGCGGCAAGGGCTTCATCCAGAAGCACCACCTCCAGAAGCACCAGCGCATCCACGGGGTGCAGCTGCGGGGCGGGTGGGCCGGCCGGCCGGCGCGGGCCAGCGCCGCCGGGGAGCGGCTCTACCGTTGCATCGAGTGCACGGAGAGCTTCCCCCAAAAAGCCTCGCTGGAGGAACACCAGCGCCGGCACACCCAGCAGCGGCCCTTCCAGTGCAACGGCTGCAGCAAGAGTTTCCGGCACCGGCAGTCTCTGAACCACCACCAAAAAGTTCACGCCGTGGCCAGCTCGCCTGCCGTCAGCTTGCCCATCCACGAGACCAGCCCCTGCAAAGCTTTGACCCAGGATAATCCGTAG